In the Oncorhynchus nerka isolate Pitt River linkage group LG2, Oner_Uvic_2.0, whole genome shotgun sequence genome, one interval contains:
- the LOC135573369 gene encoding zinc finger protein 271-like: MAVKLEDCSQTLELNVNIKDEEEEEKIGKSVSHGDHVETFSTSREQQQEDHRAKRSHHCPHCEETFPILSKLKIHLKIHTGDNPYSCTDCGKRFTTSRNLTVHQSVHNGVKPYSCSDCGKSFSRMNFLKTHTRRHTGLKPYSCSECVKFFTTSAELKVHQRIHTGEKPYSCSDCGKIFSQLGPLKRHERIHTGVKPYSCSDCLKCFTTSAELKIHQRTHTGEKPYSCSDCGKTFSQLGPLKRHERIHTGEKPYSCSDCGNCFTTSGQLEVHQRTHTGEKPYSCSDCGKSFSLLFNLKTHERIHTGVKPFSCSDCVKCFTTSTDLKVHQRTHTGEKPYSCSDCGKTFSQLGTLKQHERIHTGEKPYSCSDCGKSFSQLGPLKSHELIHTGVKPFSCSDCLKCFTTSAELKVHQRTHTGEKPYSCSDCGKSFSQLILLKRHGRIHTRVKPYSCSDCIKCFTTSGQLKVHQRTHTGEKPFSCSDCGKSFSLLCNLKTHERVHTGEKPYSCSDCGKSFSLLCNLKTHERIHTGVIPHH; the protein is encoded by the exons ATGGcagtgaagctggaagactgcagtcaaacactggaactgaatgtcaacattaaagatgaagaagaggaggagaagattgggAAATCTGTTTCTCATG gagaccaTGTTGAGACATTCTCTACATCCAGAGAGCAACAGCAGGAAGATCACAGAGCTAAGAGGTCTCACCACTGCCCACATTGTGAGGAGACTTTCCCAATTCTATCAAAGCTAAAAATACACCtaaaaatacacacaggagataaTCCGTATTCCTgtactgactgtgggaagagattcacaACATCAAGGAATCTGACAGTTCATCAGAGTGTGCACAATGGagtgaagccttactcctgctctgactgtgggaagagtttttctCGAATGAACTTCTTAAAAACACATACACGTAGACATACAGGActgaagccttactcctgctctgaatgTGTAAAATTCTTCACAACATCAGCTGAgctaaaagttcatcagagaattcacacaggagagaagccttactcctgctctgactgtggaaagattTTCTCTCAACTTGGCCCCTTAAAAAgacatgaacgtatacatacaggagtgaagccttactcctgctctgactgtttAAAATGCTTCACAACATCAGCTGAGCTAAAaattcaccagagaacacacacaggagagaagccttactcttgctctgactgtggaaagactTTCTCTCAACTTGGCCCCTTAAAAAGACATgaacgtatacacacaggagagaagccttactcctgctctgactgtggaaattGCTTCACAACATCAGGTCAGCTAgaagttcatcagagaacacacacaggagagaaaccttactcctgctctgactgtggaaagagtttctctCTATTGTTTAACTTAAAAacacatgaacgtatacatacaggagtgaagcctttctcctgctctgactgtgtaaaatgcttcacaacatcaactgacctaaaagttcaccagagaacacacacaggagagaagccttactcttgctctgactgtggaaagactTTCTCTCAACTGGGCACTTTAAAACAACATgaacgtatacacacaggagagaagccttactcttgctctgactgtggaaagagtttctctCAACTGGGCCCCTTAAAAAGCCATGAACTTATACATACAGGAGTGAAGCCtttctcctgctctgactgtttaaaatgcttcacaacatcagctgagctaaaagttcaccagagaacacacacaggagagaagccttactcctgctctgactgtggaaaaagtTTCTCTCAACTGATTCTCTTAAAAAGACATGGACGTATACATACAAGagtgaagccttactcctgctctgattgtataaaatgcttcacaacatcaggtcagctaaaagttcatcagagaacacacacaggagagaagcctttctcctgctctgactgtggaaagagtttctctctactgtgcaacttaaaaacacatgaacgtgtacatacaggagagaagccttactcctgctctgactgtggaaagagtttctctCTACTGTGCAACTTAAAAACGcatgaacgtatacatacaggagtTATTCCTCACCACTGA